A genomic window from Vitis riparia cultivar Riparia Gloire de Montpellier isolate 1030 chromosome 18, EGFV_Vit.rip_1.0, whole genome shotgun sequence includes:
- the LOC117907368 gene encoding cytochrome P450 71A1-like, with product MILHLILLALPLFLLFLVRNHRNNGRTPLPPGPPGLPFIGNLLQLDKTAPHLYLWQLSKQYGSLMFLRLGFVPTLVVSSARMAKEVMKTHDLEFSGRPSMLGLTKLTYNGLSLSAAPSNDYWREMRKVCALHLFNSKRVQSFRHIREDEVLETVKKISKFASASKLTNLSEILILLTSTIICRVAFGKRYDDEGCERSRFHELLGGVQTMSMAFFFSDYFPLMGWVDKLTGMIARLEKIFEELDLFCQEIIDEHLDPNRSKLEQEDITDVLLRLQKDRSSTVDLTWDHIKAMFVDIFVAGTDTSAATVVWAMTELMKNPIVMKKAQEELRNLIGKKGFVDEDDLQKLSYLKALVKETMRLHPAAPLLVPRETLEKCVIDGYEIAPKTLVFVNAWAIGRDPEFWENPEEFMPERFLGSSIDFKGQDFQLIPFGGGRRICPGLLLGAVMVELTLANLLYSFDWEMPAGMNKEDIDTDVKPGITMHKKNALCLLARSHI from the exons ATGATATTGCATCTTATCCTTTTAGCTCtccctctcttcctcttgtTTCTTGTTCGAAACCACAGAAACAATGGAAGAACGCCCCTTCCACCAGGTCCTCCAGGGCTGCCCTTCATTGGAAACTTGCTCCAGCTTGATAAAACAGCTCCTCATCTCTACCTATGGCAACTTTCTAAACAATACGGCTCCCTCATGTTCTTACGCCTTGGTTTCGTGCCAACCCTAGTTGTTTCTTCTGCAAGAATGGCAAAAGAGGTCATGAAAACACACGATCTTGAATTTTCTGGCAGGCCTTCCATGCTTGGCCTGACAAAGTTAACCTACAATGGCCTATCTTTGTCTGCTGCTCCATCCAATGATTATTGGAGGGAAATGAGAAAGGTTTGTGCTCTTCATCTTTTCAATTCTAAAAGGGTGCAATCCTTTCGTCATATCCGGGAAGATGAGGTTCTGGAAACGGTTAAAAAGATTTCCAAGTTTGCTTCTGCTTCCAAGCTCACCAACTTAAGTGAGATCTTAATTCTTCTCACAAGCACCATAATCTGCAGGGTTGCGTTCGGTAAGAGGTACGATGATGAAGGATGTGAAAGAAGTAGATTTCATGAACTCCTAGGTGGAGTTCAGACCATGTCGATGGCCTTCTTTTTCTCGGACTATTTTCCTTTAATGGGCTGGGTCGACAAACTCACAGGCATGATTGCTCGGCTCGAGAAAATTTTCGAGGAATTGGATTTGTTTTGTCAAGAAATCATTGATGAGCACCTGGATCCAAATAGATCAAAGCTTGAGCAAGAAGACATCACTGATGTCTTGCTTAGACTGCAGAAGGATCGTTCATCTACAGTTGATCTCACTTGGGATCACATTAAAGCTATGTTCGtg GACATATTTGTCGCAGGAACAGATACAAGTGCGGCCACAGTGGTTTGGGCGATGACAGAACTAATGAAGAATCCCATAGTGATGAAGAAAGCACAAGAAGAACTCAGAAATTTAATCGGGAAGAAGGGCTTTGTGGATGAAGATGATCTTCAGAAGCTTTCTTATCTCAAAGCACTAGTGAAGGAGACGATGAGATTGCATCCAGCAGCTCCATTGCTGGTCCCGAGAGAAACACTTGAAAAGTGTGTGATAGATGGGTATGAGATAGCACCCAAAACCCTCGTGTTTGTGAATGCATGGGCCATTGGAAGAGATCCTGAGTTCTGGGAAAACCCAGAAGAGTTCATGCCTGAGAGATTCTTGGGTTCTTCCATAGACTTCAAAGGACAGGATTTCCAGCTCATACCTTTTGGAGGAGGACGACGAATTTGCCCAGGGTTACTGCTAGGAGCTGTGATGGTGGAGCTGACACTAGCTAATCTACTTTACTCATTTGACTGGGAAATGCCTGCTGGAATGAACAAGGAAGACATAGACACCGATGTCAAACCTGGTATCACAATGCACAAGAAGAATGCTCTTTGCCTGTTGGCTAGGAGCCATATCTGA
- the LOC117907370 gene encoding cytochrome P450 71A1-like, protein MMILLLILLALPLFLLFLLRNQRRAPLPPGPPGLPFIGNLLQLDKTAPHLYLWRLSKLYGPLMFLRLGFVPTLVVSSARMAKEVMKTHDLEFSGRPSLLGQQKLFYNGLGLTFTPYNDYWREMRKICVLHLFNSKRVQSFRYIREDEVLEMIKKISKFASASKLTNLSEILIPLTSTIICRVAFGKRYDDEGCERSRFHELLGGIQTMAIAFFFSDYFPLMSWVDKLTGMISRLEKVSEELDLFCQKIIDEHLDPNKPMPEQEDITDILLRLQKDRSFTVDLTWDHIKAILMDIFIAGTDTSAATLVWAMTELMKNPIVMKKAQEVLRNLIGKKGFVDEDDLQKLSYLKALVKETMRLHPAAPLLVPRETREKCVIDGYEIAPKTLVFVNAWAIGRDPEFWENPEEFMPERFLGSSIDFKGQDYQFIPFGGGRRACPGSLLGVVMVELTLANLLYSFDWEMPAGMNKEDIDTDVKPGITVHKKNALCLLARSHT, encoded by the exons ATGATGATATTGCTTCTTATCCTTTTAGCTCtccctctcttcctcttgtTTCTTCTTCGAAACCAAAGAAGAGCGCCCCTTCCACCAGGTCCTCCAGGGCTGCCCTTCATTGGAAACTTGCTCCAGCTTGATAAAACAGCTCCTCATCTCTACCTATGGCGACTTTCTAAACTATATGGCCCCCTCATGTTCTTGCGCCTTGGTTTCGTGCCAACCCTAGTTGTTTCTTCGGCAAGAATGGCAAAAGAGGTCATGAAAACACATGATCTTGAATTTTCTGGTAGGCCTTCCTTGCTTGGTCAGCAGAAGTTATTCTACAATGGCCTCGGTTTGACCTTTACCCCATATAATGATTATTGgagagaaatgaggaagattTGTGTCCTCCATCTTTTCAACTCTAAAAGGGTGCAATCCTTTCGTTACATACGGGAAGATGAGGTTCTGGAAATGATTAAAAAGATTTCCAAGTTTGCTTCTGCTTCCAAGCTCACCAACTTAAGCGAGATCTTAATTCCTCTCACAAGCACCATAATCTGCAGGGTTGCGTTCGGTAAGAGGTACGATGATGAAGGATGTGAAAGAAGTAGATTTCATGAACTCTTAGGTGGAATTCAGACCATGGCGATAGCCTTCTTTTTCTCGGACTATTTTCCTTTAATGAGCTGGGTCGACAAACTCACAGGCATGATTTCTAGGCTCGAGAAAGTTTCCGAGGAATTGGATTTGTTTTGTCAAAAAATCATTGATGAGCACCTGGATCCAAATAAACCAATGCCTGAGCAGGAAGACATCACTGATATCTTGCTTAGACTGCAGAAGGATCGTTCGTTTACAGTTGATCTCACTTGGGATCACATTAAAGCTATCCTCAtg GACATATTTATCGCAGGAACAGATACAAGTGCGGCCACTCTGGTTTGGGCGATGACAGAACTAATGAAGAATCCCATAGTGATGAAGAAAGCACAAGAAGTACTCAGAAATTTAATCGGAAAGAAGGGATTTGTGGATGAAGATGATCTTCAGAAGCTTTCTTATCTCAAAGCACTAGTGAAGGAGACGATGAGATTGCATCCTGCAGCTCCATTGCTGGTCCCGCGAGAAACACGTGAAAAGTGTGTGATAGATGGGTATGAGATAGCACCCAAAACCCTCGTGTTTGTGAATGCATGGGCCATTGGAAGAGATCCTGAGTTCTGGGAAAACCCAGAAGAGTTCATGCCTGAGAGATTCTTGGGTTCTTCCATAGACTTCAAAGGACAGGATTACCAATTCATACCTTTTGGAGGAGGACGAAGAGCTTGCCCAGGGTCACTGCTAGGAGTTGTGATGGTGGAGCTGACACTAGCTAATCTTCTTTACTCATTCGACTGGGAAATGCCTGCTGGGATGAACAAGGAAGACATAGACACCGACGTCAAACCTGGTATCACAGTGCACAAGAAGAATGCTCTTTGCCTGTTGGCTAGGAGCCACACCTGA